A part of Paenibacillus donghaensis genomic DNA contains:
- a CDS encoding ABC transporter permease, which produces MFVPVLLFYLIFRYAPIGGLVIAFKDYNFYDGILNSPWVGFHYFDVLFQDARTLEIIRNTLVLSLLSLLVGFPIPIILAIMLNEVRNMAFKRTVQTIVYMPHFLSWVIIAMLVSTAFAMENGMVNRIVEGITGQAYPFMYEKMSWVAIFIGSGVWKDMGFNAIIYLAALAGINPSLYEAAGMDGASKMRQIWHITLPGIRPTIILLMILSMGRVMEVGFDQVFMLQNSNVNQIADVISTYIYRIGLQGAQFSLTTAMGLFESLVAFILVFSANYIARKFGEGLW; this is translated from the coding sequence ATGTTCGTGCCAGTCCTATTGTTTTATCTCATTTTCCGCTACGCCCCCATTGGCGGGCTGGTGATTGCGTTTAAGGATTACAACTTTTATGACGGCATACTAAACAGCCCCTGGGTTGGCTTTCATTACTTTGATGTTCTGTTTCAGGACGCCCGGACCTTGGAAATTATCCGCAACACACTGGTGCTCAGCTTGCTGAGCCTGTTGGTAGGGTTTCCTATTCCGATCATTTTGGCCATTATGCTTAATGAAGTACGCAACATGGCCTTTAAACGGACGGTCCAGACTATTGTTTATATGCCACATTTCTTATCTTGGGTAATCATCGCAATGCTGGTATCCACGGCGTTTGCTATGGAGAACGGTATGGTTAACCGGATTGTTGAAGGAATCACCGGCCAGGCTTATCCCTTTATGTATGAGAAAATGTCATGGGTCGCTATTTTTATCGGGTCAGGCGTTTGGAAGGATATGGGCTTCAATGCAATTATTTATTTAGCGGCTCTGGCTGGCATCAATCCCAGCTTGTATGAAGCGGCGGGGATGGATGGAGCCAGCAAGATGCGCCAAATTTGGCATATTACACTGCCGGGCATCCGCCCTACGATTATCCTGCTGATGATTTTGTCGATGGGCCGGGTGATGGAGGTTGGCTTTGATCAGGTATTTATGCTGCAGAATTCCAATGTAAACCAAATTGCTGATGTAATCAGCACCTACATTTACCGGATTGGTCTGCAAGGCGCACAGTTCAGTCTGACGACGGCAATGGGATTGTTTGAATCATTAGTGGCGTTTATCCTGGTATTCAGTGCCAACTATATCGCCCGCAAATTTGGAGAAGGACTATGGTAA